In Chloroflexota bacterium, the genomic stretch GTCAGGAGCACGCTGTTGCGCTGCCCGTGCCCGCCCACGTCGGCTCCGAAGACGCCCGCGCGGCCATCCACCGGGCCTTCAACGACGCGCACCAGCTCAGGTTCAGCCACAGCGCGCCCGAAGAGCCCGTGGAGCTGGTGAGCCTGCGCGTGTCGGTCGTCGGGCGCATCGCCAAGCCCCCGACGCCGCGGCTCGAGCCCGGGGAATCGAATCCGCCCGGCGAGGCGCAGAGGCCACGGCGCCCGATTGTGTTCGACGAGCTGCACGGGCCCCGGGAGTGTGTCGTCTACGATCGAGAGCGTCTCCGCGCGGGGAACGCCATCGTCGGCCCGGCCGTCGTGGAGGAGTCGGCCTCGTCTACGGTGCTCGGGCAGGGAGACCTCGCCCGCGTCAACGAATACGGACACCTGGTCATCGAGCTGGGGGTGAGATGAGCACCATCGAAGAAGCGCCGCCGACCGTCGACGCCATCACGGCCGAGATCATTCGGAACGCGGTGGTGGCGATCACGGATGAGATGAAGACCAACCTCATGCGCACGGCCTACAACATGATCATCTACGAGGCGCTGGACTTCACCGTCGGGCTCTTCGACGCTGAGGGAAACACGATTTCGATTGGGCTGGGCCTGCCCATGTTCATCCGCGGGCTCTCCGACGCCATCAAGGCCAAGATCGCCTTCTTCGGTCC encodes the following:
- a CDS encoding hydantoinase B/oxoprolinase family protein, producing the protein MSTIEEAPPTVDAITAEIIRNAVVAITDEMKTNLMRTAYNMIIYEALDFTVGLFDAEGNTISIGLGLPMFIRGLSDAIKAKIAFFGP